Below is a genomic region from Spirosoma radiotolerans.
TGCACCGAATATCGGTTTCAATGTTGCGTGGCACTGGCAGGAAAGTTTCGACTGGGTGAGTTCGTTCAACGCGCTCATTCCCGGACGCGTACCGGCTTACCACTTGCTCGACGCGCAGGTCAACTACCGGGTACCATCGTTGAAAACAGTTCTGAAACTTGGCGCGACAAACCTGACGAATCAGTATGTCGTGCAGGCCTATGGGTCTCCGGCGGTAGGCGGACTTTACTATGTATCAATCGTATTTGACCAGGGACTTAAATAAACAGTGAACGAGTGAAAGAGCGCCTGGCAAATGGTCTTCGCTCTTTCGCTCATTCACTCTTTCGCTATATGGAAACAATCGTAGCTAAACCCGAAACACTACAGGCCAACTGGTTCGCCTTTGGTCTATGTTCACTATCGTATTTGCTGGGTGGCACGGCCTCAACACTCATGGCTACGTTTCTACCGGTTGCCATCCCGGAGTTGCTGGGCCAATCGGCTTCTGCAACCCAGTTGGGCGATGTCGGGGCTTACATCAATGCGGCTTTTTTGTACGGCTGGATGGCGGGCGGGCTTTTGTTTGGCTTGATCGGTGATCGGCTAGGCCGGGCGCGGGCCGTAGCGTTCGTTACGTTCCTTTACGGCGCGGCCATGTTATGTACCGTTTTTGCGCCTAACTGGCCAGTGCTACTGTTCTGCCGATTTCTGACAGGTGCGGGTGTAGGTGGCGTGTTGTTGCTTACCACCGTTTATTTGTCGGAAATCTGGCCCGAGAAAAGTCGGGCGGTGGTACTGGGCATTCTGGCCGTCATGTTTCCGGTAGGTATTGTGGCGACAGGCGGGTTGAATGCCGGACTGGTTCCATGGCGGCAGGCCTTTTGGCTGGGTCTGATTCCCGTTCTGGTCGCCCTTCTGATGCTCGTTCGCTTACCTGAATCAGCCCACTGGGCACGTCTGCGCCAGCAACCGAACCCTGAAAAAAGCTGGACACGGACCGACCGGACCAATCTGCTAACGGGCGTCCTGGTTTTTGGAGCGGTGCTGATCGGGCTGTGGGGTACGTTCTCCTGGATTCCGACCTGGGTACAATCGCTCCTGCCAGCGGGCCAGACGGGTGGGCGGGAACGGGGGCTGACCATGATGCTGCTCGGTATGGGGGGCATTGTCGGTGGTCTGCTGTCGGGCGCGCTGATTGGGCGGCTCGGTTCACGAACAACGCTGCTGTTAACCTTCGCCGGATGCGCAGGCGGTTGTGCGCTGCTGTTTCTATCGAACCGTCAGTTTTCGCCGGTTATTTATGCCGAAACCGCCTTCGTCGCCTTGTTTTTTGGCATCAGCCAGGGCGCTTTGTCGAGTATTATCCCCGCTTTATTCTCGGTTCGGATTCGCGCTACAGCGGCTGGTATCAGCTTCAACATCGGTCGTTTCTTTACGGCAACGGCCGTGTTCTTCGTCGGTATGATGGTCGCCGGGCTGGGCGGATTCGGGAATGCATTACTGGTATTTTCCCTGGCGTTTCTGGT
It encodes:
- a CDS encoding MFS transporter, producing METIVAKPETLQANWFAFGLCSLSYLLGGTASTLMATFLPVAIPELLGQSASATQLGDVGAYINAAFLYGWMAGGLLFGLIGDRLGRARAVAFVTFLYGAAMLCTVFAPNWPVLLFCRFLTGAGVGGVLLLTTVYLSEIWPEKSRAVVLGILAVMFPVGIVATGGLNAGLVPWRQAFWLGLIPVLVALLMLVRLPESAHWARLRQQPNPEKSWTRTDRTNLLTGVLVFGAVLIGLWGTFSWIPTWVQSLLPAGQTGGRERGLTMMLLGMGGIVGGLLSGALIGRLGSRTTLLLTFAGCAGGCALLFLSNRQFSPVIYAETAFVALFFGISQGALSSIIPALFSVRIRATAAGISFNIGRFFTATAVFFVGMMVAGLGGFGNALLVFSLAFLVAWLAVFIRYKPGSPSL